In a genomic window of Sulfurimonas denitrificans DSM 1251:
- a CDS encoding chemotaxis protein: MSVLDNVDAATNLAKNNEVQLLVFRVGDKPDSTYYAINVFKTREVVESKNHYITQIPSSHWLLEGTIVLRGLQIPILNLPLWLGVTLTKEEIKRSNILVCDFNGVVIGLRIMSAFRVIKKNWSQMHAPDSYRVGNDNVVINDTRLEDGSLCLVLDYEKLLADVIPHAMVDVTESPVNLKSLTIPIKLKNGTVLIAEDSKTAQKHLKQIFENANLSMKIFDNGKLLVDYVDSLEENASKIPAIITDIEMPEMSGFTVVKLLKNNPLTRNIPIIVNSSMTGQNNKREAEVLGADGFVDKTKSQNIIPLIVEIMSKDEA, encoded by the coding sequence ATGTCTGTTTTAGATAATGTTGATGCAGCCACCAATCTGGCAAAAAACAATGAAGTTCAACTTTTGGTTTTTAGAGTTGGTGATAAACCTGATTCTACGTACTATGCAATCAACGTATTTAAAACACGTGAAGTAGTAGAGTCTAAGAATCACTATATAACTCAAATTCCATCATCACACTGGCTCTTAGAAGGCACAATCGTTCTTCGTGGTCTTCAAATACCAATACTTAATCTTCCACTATGGCTAGGTGTTACACTAACTAAAGAAGAGATAAAAAGATCAAATATATTAGTCTGCGACTTTAATGGAGTGGTTATTGGACTTAGAATTATGTCTGCATTTAGAGTTATCAAAAAAAATTGGAGTCAAATGCATGCACCTGATAGCTACAGAGTTGGCAATGACAATGTAGTTATCAATGATACGAGGCTTGAAGATGGAAGTTTATGTCTTGTTCTGGATTATGAAAAACTTTTAGCAGATGTAATCCCGCATGCTATGGTTGATGTAACTGAATCCCCTGTAAACCTTAAAAGCTTAACTATTCCTATCAAACTAAAGAATGGGACTGTTTTAATTGCTGAAGACTCTAAAACAGCACAGAAGCATCTAAAACAGATTTTTGAAAATGCAAATCTCTCTATGAAAATTTTTGATAATGGTAAACTGCTTGTAGATTATGTTGATTCTCTTGAAGAGAATGCGTCAAAAATTCCAGCAATTATTACAGATATAGAGATGCCAGAGATGTCTGGATTTACTGTTGTAAAACTCTTGAAAAACAACCCACTAACTAGAAATATACCAATAATTGTAAATAGTTCAATGACTGGACAAAATAATAAAAGAGAAGCTGAAGTTCTGGGAGCAGATGGTTTTGTAGATAAAACAAAAAGTCAAAATATAATTCCACTTATCGTGGAAATTATGAGTAAAGATGAAGCATAG
- a CDS encoding aspartate aminotransferase family protein encodes MNNIKDLDKKYVLPTYARADVEFVSGNNAIVVDANGKKYIDFASGIAVCSVGHANKRVNDAICKQLSNITHTSNLYYIAPQAKAAQKIVEASGYDMKCFFGNSGAEANEGAIKIARKFGEKDGELKRYKVITLQHSFHGRTITTVKATGQEKMHNYFGPYPDGFVYADNIDHVASLVDDHTCAVMIELVQGEGGVQPLDRDSVQKLAKFLKEKNVLLIIDEVQTGIYRTGKFLASNYYDIKPDVVTLAKGLGGGVPIGVVMTTLKDVFGAGDHGSTFGGNFLSTTAACEVVDILNEMNESGELQKGIDYFDSELEKFYNAHRDIFTSKVGIGMMCGLRVKDGDTLTKIISNAREEGVIVLKAGRDTLRLLPALTITKEEIDEGFTSLNRTISSL; translated from the coding sequence ATGAATAATATAAAAGATTTGGATAAAAAGTATGTTTTGCCAACTTATGCAAGGGCAGATGTTGAGTTTGTAAGTGGTAATAATGCAATTGTTGTCGATGCGAATGGGAAAAAATATATAGATTTTGCTTCAGGTATTGCAGTTTGTAGTGTGGGGCATGCAAATAAAAGAGTGAATGATGCAATCTGCAAACAACTCTCAAATATAACACACACCTCAAATCTTTACTATATAGCACCACAAGCAAAAGCTGCTCAAAAGATTGTAGAGGCTAGTGGCTACGATATGAAGTGTTTCTTTGGAAACAGCGGAGCTGAGGCAAATGAAGGAGCTATCAAGATAGCTAGAAAATTTGGTGAAAAAGATGGCGAGTTAAAAAGATACAAAGTAATAACTCTTCAACACTCATTTCATGGAAGAACAATAACGACAGTCAAAGCTACTGGACAAGAGAAAATGCATAACTATTTTGGACCTTATCCTGATGGATTTGTTTATGCAGATAATATAGATCATGTTGCAAGCTTAGTCGATGATCATACATGTGCAGTTATGATAGAGCTTGTTCAAGGGGAGGGCGGAGTTCAGCCACTAGATAGAGATTCAGTTCAAAAACTTGCAAAATTTTTAAAAGAGAAAAATGTTCTACTGATAATTGATGAAGTTCAAACTGGCATTTATAGAACAGGAAAATTTCTAGCGTCTAACTATTACGATATAAAGCCAGATGTAGTAACGCTTGCAAAAGGTTTGGGTGGCGGTGTTCCCATTGGTGTTGTTATGACAACGCTAAAAGATGTATTTGGTGCTGGAGATCATGGTTCAACTTTTGGTGGCAACTTTTTAAGTACAACAGCCGCATGTGAAGTTGTAGATATCTTAAATGAGATGAACGAGAGTGGCGAACTTCAAAAAGGTATAGACTATTTTGATAGTGAATTAGAAAAATTTTATAACGCACACAGAGATATTTTTACATCAAAAGTAGGAATTGGTATGATGTGTGGTTTGCGTGTAAAAGATGGTGATACTTTAACTAAAATTATCTCAAATGCAAGAGAAGAGGGCGTTATAGTTCTAAAAGCAGGTCGTGATACTTTAAGACTTCTACCAGCTTTGACAATTACAAAAGAGGAAATAGATGAAGGCTTTACATCTCTCAATCGCACTATTAGCTCTTTGTAG
- a CDS encoding DUF3817 domain-containing protein — MKNKSVVRFGQINTIEGYSYLVLVFIAMPMKYIFGIPVAVKVVGMIHGILFIIFCLLLIKAWQETKWSHKENLIFFIASLIPFGTFFTKNRIKTYE; from the coding sequence ATGAAAAATAAGAGTGTTGTTAGATTTGGGCAGATAAATACAATTGAGGGATACTCTTATTTGGTACTTGTGTTTATTGCAATGCCCATGAAGTATATTTTTGGAATTCCCGTAGCTGTAAAAGTAGTTGGAATGATTCATGGAATACTTTTTATAATATTTTGTCTTCTTTTAATTAAAGCGTGGCAAGAGACAAAATGGTCCCATAAAGAGAATTTAATATTTTTTATTGCATCTCTTATTCCATTTGGAACATTTTTTACAAAAAATAGAATAAAAACTTATGAATAA
- a CDS encoding biotin/lipoyl-containing protein — protein sequence MAKKFIDVMDTTFRDGFQSVFGGRVLMDDFFPAVEAAKTAGITHFEFAGGARFQSLYFYLREDAFEMMDRFRKIVGPDANLQTLARGVNTVMLDTGSKELIDLHAKMFKKHGTTTIRNFDALNDVENLKYSGERITHHGLKHEVVVTMMDLPPGCFGAHTVEFYEKTLREILDSEIPYTSICFKDASGTSNPQKVFETIQMARRLIPEGTHLRLHTHETAGVSVAAYMAALEAGVDGIDMAAAPVSGGTSQPDILTMLHATKGMNYDLGGLEISKVLSYEKELQNCLSDYFMPPEATMVSPIIPFSPMPGGALTANTQMMRDNGIMDKFPEVIAAMTEVVEKGGYGTSVTPVSQFYFQQALNNVMQGPWNAIAPGYGKMVLGYFGKTPVAPDPEVVRIASEKLGLAPTTEKALDLANADESKSLATWINRLKEENIEITEENIFIAAACHDKGIAFLKGDGELSVRKISTMKKEEENKSQGSSSMGSGNYTVVVDGQKFSVQVAEGDVNIQVTEVNGESVEPSKPKVVTTSGTQLDIKALLPGSVWKIVANPGQSVNEGDVILILESMKMEIDIVAPKGGVVKSINVATNDKVVEGQVVAVLG from the coding sequence ATGGCTAAGAAATTTATAGATGTAATGGATACGACATTTAGGGATGGTTTCCAATCTGTCTTTGGTGGTCGTGTATTAATGGACGATTTTTTTCCAGCTGTAGAAGCGGCAAAGACTGCTGGAATAACTCACTTTGAGTTCGCTGGTGGCGCTAGATTTCAATCACTATACTTCTATCTAAGAGAAGATGCGTTTGAGATGATGGATAGGTTTCGTAAGATTGTAGGGCCAGATGCCAACCTTCAAACATTGGCACGTGGTGTAAATACAGTTATGTTAGATACAGGTTCAAAAGAGCTTATAGACTTACATGCAAAGATGTTTAAAAAACATGGTACAACAACAATTAGAAATTTTGATGCACTAAATGATGTGGAAAATTTAAAATACTCAGGAGAGAGAATTACTCATCATGGACTAAAACATGAAGTAGTTGTTACCATGATGGATTTGCCTCCTGGATGCTTTGGCGCACATACTGTTGAATTTTATGAAAAAACTCTTCGTGAAATTTTAGATAGTGAAATTCCATATACTAGTATCTGTTTTAAAGATGCATCTGGAACATCAAACCCCCAAAAAGTGTTTGAAACTATACAAATGGCAAGACGTCTTATTCCTGAGGGAACACATTTAAGACTACATACTCATGAGACAGCTGGTGTCTCGGTGGCTGCTTATATGGCTGCTCTTGAGGCAGGAGTTGATGGTATAGATATGGCAGCAGCTCCTGTTAGCGGTGGAACTAGTCAGCCAGATATACTTACAATGCTCCATGCTACAAAAGGAATGAACTATGACCTTGGTGGATTAGAGATAAGTAAGGTTTTATCATACGAAAAAGAGCTTCAAAACTGCCTATCTGACTATTTTATGCCTCCTGAGGCTACAATGGTTTCTCCTATTATTCCATTTTCTCCCATGCCAGGCGGTGCACTTACTGCAAATACTCAAATGATGCGTGATAATGGCATTATGGATAAGTTCCCAGAGGTGATTGCTGCTATGACTGAAGTTGTAGAGAAGGGTGGGTATGGAACATCTGTTACCCCAGTTTCACAATTTTATTTTCAACAAGCACTTAACAATGTAATGCAAGGTCCTTGGAATGCAATAGCTCCAGGCTATGGAAAAATGGTTCTTGGGTATTTTGGAAAAACTCCAGTTGCTCCAGACCCTGAAGTTGTTAGAATTGCTTCTGAGAAGTTAGGTTTAGCCCCAACAACAGAGAAAGCCCTAGATTTAGCAAATGCTGATGAGAGCAAATCTTTGGCTACTTGGATAAATAGACTAAAAGAAGAGAATATTGAGATTACAGAAGAAAATATTTTTATCGCTGCTGCATGTCATGACAAAGGTATCGCATTTTTAAAAGGCGATGGCGAGTTAAGTGTTCGTAAAATATCAACTATGAAAAAAGAAGAAGAAAATAAATCACAAGGGAGTTCAAGTATGGGAAGTGGAAATTATACAGTAGTAGTAGATGGTCAAAAGTTTAGTGTTCAAGTTGCTGAGGGCGATGTTAATATTCAAGTGACTGAAGTAAATGGCGAGAGCGTTGAGCCATCAAAGCCAAAAGTTGTTACAACTTCAGGAACTCAACTTGACATTAAAGCGCTTCTCCCTGGAAGTGTATGGAAAATAGTTGCTAATCCAGGTCAAAGTGTAAATGAAGGTGATGTGATTTTAATTTTAGAATCTATGAAAATGGAGATAGATATAGTAGCACCAAAAGGTGGTGTTGTTAAGTCTATTAATGTTGCTACAAATGATAAAGTAGTTGAAGGTCAAGTCGTAGCAGTATTAGGTTAG
- a CDS encoding OadG family protein yields METNLVLEGVKFMGLGMGAVFLFLAVMIFFIGVMSKTINKFFPEVRPIEGSSSKNTQNNNQQQKVVAAITAAIKHHRES; encoded by the coding sequence ATGGAAACCAACCTTGTATTAGAGGGCGTTAAATTTATGGGTCTTGGAATGGGAGCTGTATTTTTATTTCTTGCAGTTATGATATTTTTCATAGGTGTTATGTCAAAAACGATTAATAAATTTTTCCCTGAAGTTAGGCCTATAGAAGGCTCTTCATCTAAAAATACTCAAAATAACAACCAACAGCAAAAAGTAGTTGCGGCCATTACGGCTGCAATTAAACACCACAGAGAAAGTTAA
- a CDS encoding HlyD family secretion protein, which translates to MKLLTVLLFLLAYLDAKVYYAKVEPYEIRDISSNVSGLVISADETLVGQTLSQKQYIKIDSELDEKEQIAVREKLMYIKNTIEINEAVLLNLDELLAKKRENYKKIEPLKFKSSVEKDREFYDLITSENLYLNTKKEIQNLKIQMSDLKLKDAQLQRTISDKNLVAKDFVLYEMLVKSGQVVGVSTPLAKVADVSKAKLTIYLDEEDVVNAQKKVLYIDGVKSSYKISRLLNIADSKNISKYMAQIIIDSPALFSKLLKLELKDE; encoded by the coding sequence ATGAAACTTTTAACAGTGTTGCTGTTTTTGCTTGCTTACTTAGACGCAAAAGTCTATTATGCAAAAGTTGAACCGTATGAAATAAGAGATATCTCTTCTAACGTTTCAGGGTTGGTTATTAGTGCAGACGAAACTCTTGTAGGTCAGACATTATCACAAAAACAATATATAAAGATAGATAGTGAACTTGATGAAAAAGAGCAAATAGCTGTTCGTGAAAAATTAATGTATATTAAAAATACAATTGAGATAAATGAGGCTGTGCTTCTTAATCTTGATGAATTACTTGCAAAAAAAAGAGAAAACTACAAAAAAATTGAGCCACTTAAATTTAAATCTTCAGTAGAAAAAGATAGAGAATTTTATGATTTGATTACAAGCGAAAATTTATATCTAAATACAAAAAAAGAGATACAAAACTTAAAAATTCAGATGTCAGATTTGAAATTAAAAGATGCTCAACTTCAAAGAACCATATCAGACAAAAATCTTGTTGCAAAAGATTTTGTACTCTATGAGATGCTTGTAAAGAGTGGTCAGGTTGTAGGTGTTTCAACTCCTTTGGCAAAAGTAGCAGATGTGTCAAAAGCAAAATTGACAATATATTTAGATGAAGAAGATGTTGTAAATGCGCAAAAAAAAGTTCTCTATATTGATGGAGTAAAGAGCAGTTATAAAATTTCAAGACTTTTAAATATAGCAGACAGTAAAAATATTTCTAAGTATATGGCTCAAATAATTATAGACTCTCCAGCACTCTTCTCCAAGCTCTTAAAACTTGAGTTAAAGGATGAGTAA
- the htpG gene encoding molecular chaperone HtpG: protein MAKHQFQTEANQILNLMIHSLYSNKEIFIRELVSNASDALDKLNMLVLTNDEYKGVNFSPRIDIIADKEAKTLTIKDSGIGMNEEDLMNNLGTIAKSGTKAFLENLSGDQKKDSHLIGQFGVGFYASFMVAHKVEVTTKKAATEQAYLWISKGDGEFEIEKTTRESHGTTIVMHLNDDESEFLDSYRIEGIIKKYSNHIPFAIFMDKDKFIPAKKDEDGKEIEPSRNEVENIQINRANALWTISKNEISDEEYKDFYSSIAHSSEEPLAWMHNKAEGAIEYTTLFYIPSKAPMDMYRVDYQTGIKLYINRVFITDDEKELMPTYLRFLRGVIDSKDLPLNVSREILQSNAVMAKIKNASVKKVLSELAKMAKRDAKKYDDFFTQFGNVLKEGLYSDYGNRENILELLKFNTINSDEKIMIEEFIKNVDETKKEIYYITGKTSLSMLKSSPALERFKSRGINVLVLNEEIDTIIFPMVTEYKEYKLIHVNDVKFEENENDKKAQEKSSKEFEGLTKELKESLGDSVKSVEVTFDLVDSPVKLKEDKEDPAFMMAQIMKQMGQSGDTPAPAPILQINPKHELIIKLKNSADINLINDAAHLLLDQAKLFDGVQLEDTAGFVLRLNRVIAKAI from the coding sequence ATGGCAAAACATCAATTTCAAACCGAAGCAAATCAGATACTAAACCTTATGATTCACTCGCTATATTCAAATAAAGAGATATTTATTCGTGAGCTTGTTTCAAATGCGTCAGATGCTCTTGATAAGTTAAATATGTTAGTATTGACAAATGATGAGTACAAAGGAGTAAATTTTTCTCCTCGTATCGATATTATTGCAGATAAAGAAGCTAAAACTTTAACTATCAAAGATAGCGGTATTGGCATGAATGAAGAAGATTTGATGAACAATCTAGGAACGATTGCTAAATCTGGTACAAAAGCATTTTTAGAAAATTTAAGTGGAGATCAAAAGAAGGATTCTCATCTTATTGGTCAGTTTGGAGTTGGTTTCTATGCTTCTTTTATGGTTGCACACAAAGTTGAAGTTACAACAAAAAAAGCTGCTACTGAACAAGCATATCTTTGGATTAGCAAGGGTGATGGTGAATTTGAGATAGAAAAAACTACTAGAGAGTCTCATGGCACAACGATAGTTATGCACCTAAATGATGATGAGAGTGAGTTTTTGGATAGTTATAGAATTGAGGGTATTATAAAAAAATACTCAAACCACATTCCTTTTGCAATCTTTATGGATAAAGATAAATTTATTCCTGCGAAAAAAGATGAAGATGGTAAAGAGATAGAGCCTTCAAGAAATGAAGTTGAAAATATTCAAATAAATCGTGCCAACGCTCTTTGGACTATTTCAAAAAATGAGATAAGTGATGAGGAGTATAAAGATTTTTATAGTTCAATTGCGCACTCATCAGAAGAACCACTCGCTTGGATGCACAACAAAGCAGAGGGCGCTATAGAGTACACGACACTATTTTATATTCCATCTAAAGCACCTATGGATATGTATAGAGTTGATTATCAAACTGGTATCAAACTCTACATCAATCGTGTGTTTATTACTGATGATGAAAAAGAGCTCATGCCGACATATTTGAGATTTTTACGTGGTGTAATTGACTCAAAAGATTTGCCTCTAAACGTCTCCCGTGAGATTTTACAATCAAATGCAGTTATGGCAAAAATTAAAAATGCTTCTGTAAAAAAAGTTCTCTCAGAACTAGCAAAGATGGCAAAGAGAGATGCTAAAAAATATGATGACTTCTTTACACAATTTGGTAATGTTTTAAAAGAGGGACTATATAGTGACTATGGCAATCGTGAGAATATTTTAGAACTTCTAAAATTCAACACTATAAACTCTGATGAAAAAATTATGATTGAGGAGTTTATAAAAAATGTTGATGAGACAAAAAAAGAGATTTATTATATAACTGGAAAAACTTCCCTCTCAATGCTTAAAAGCTCACCAGCATTAGAGAGATTTAAATCTCGTGGTATAAATGTTTTAGTTTTAAATGAAGAGATAGACACAATAATTTTCCCAATGGTTACAGAGTACAAAGAGTATAAACTAATACATGTAAACGATGTAAAGTTTGAAGAAAATGAGAATGACAAAAAAGCTCAAGAGAAGAGTTCAAAAGAGTTTGAAGGACTTACAAAAGAGCTAAAAGAGTCTTTAGGAGATAGTGTCAAAAGTGTTGAAGTTACATTTGATTTAGTTGATTCACCTGTCAAATTAAAAGAGGACAAAGAAGATCCTGCATTTATGATGGCGCAGATTATGAAGCAGATGGGACAAAGTGGTGATACTCCAGCTCCAGCTCCTATTCTTCAGATAAATCCTAAGCATGAGCTAATTATAAAACTAAAAAATTCTGCTGATATAAACTTAATAAATGATGCAGCTCACCTGCTTTTAGATCAAGCAAAACTCTTTGATGGAGTTCAACTAGAAGATACAGCTGGATTTGTTTTAAGATTAAACAGAGTTATTGCCAAAGCAATATAA
- a CDS encoding sodium ion-translocating decarboxylase subunit beta, giving the protein MKFFIIKLLTLFMFFSISIYADEAPSGAPLEASSTHKEESYKTQSFSEMIGGFLTSTGINAIINPNPNEMNSHGEAMSDFHKGWGRVIMILITFLLFYLAIAKGFEPLLLLPIGFGGLLANIPVANMAGPDGFLGIIYHMGLANQLFPILIFMGVGAMTDFGPLLSNPKTAFLGGAAQFGIFGTLVGAVALAEYTPFFDFTLQQASAISIIGGADGPTSIFIATQLAPELLGAIAVASYSYMAMVPIIQPPIMKALTTDAERRIRMTTMRHVSRLEKLVFPIMVLALAILVLPDATPLIGAFMFGNFLKESGVVDRLSDTMQNALINIVTIFLGLAVGSKLAADQFLVADTLAILALGILAFSAGTAAGVIMAKIMNLFPGSKINPLIGSAGVSAVPMAARVSNKVGMEYDRTNMLLMHAMGPNVAGVIGSAVAAGILISIFK; this is encoded by the coding sequence ATGAAATTTTTTATAATAAAATTACTTACTCTTTTTATGTTCTTTAGCATATCTATTTATGCAGATGAAGCTCCATCTGGAGCTCCTTTAGAGGCATCATCTACACATAAAGAAGAGAGCTACAAAACACAATCTTTTTCTGAAATGATAGGCGGGTTTTTAACTTCAACTGGCATAAATGCTATTATAAATCCTAATCCTAATGAAATGAATTCACATGGCGAAGCGATGAGTGACTTTCATAAGGGTTGGGGTAGAGTAATTATGATTTTAATTACATTCCTTCTTTTTTATCTTGCGATTGCTAAAGGATTTGAGCCATTATTACTTCTTCCGATAGGTTTTGGTGGACTTTTGGCAAATATACCAGTGGCAAATATGGCTGGACCAGATGGCTTCTTAGGTATCATTTACCATATGGGATTAGCTAATCAACTCTTTCCAATTTTAATTTTTATGGGTGTTGGTGCTATGACTGATTTTGGTCCACTGCTATCAAATCCAAAAACTGCATTCCTTGGCGGTGCTGCACAGTTTGGAATTTTTGGAACATTGGTTGGTGCAGTTGCTCTTGCTGAATATACACCATTTTTCGATTTTACACTTCAACAAGCTTCAGCAATTTCTATAATTGGTGGTGCAGATGGTCCTACATCCATATTTATAGCCACGCAACTAGCCCCTGAACTTTTAGGTGCAATAGCGGTAGCTTCATATTCATATATGGCTATGGTTCCAATTATTCAGCCTCCGATTATGAAGGCATTGACTACTGACGCTGAGAGACGAATTAGAATGACAACTATGAGACATGTGTCTCGTTTAGAAAAACTTGTTTTTCCTATTATGGTGCTTGCTCTTGCTATCTTAGTTCTTCCAGATGCAACTCCTCTTATTGGTGCATTTATGTTTGGTAACTTCTTAAAAGAGAGCGGTGTTGTTGATAGACTCTCAGATACTATGCAAAATGCTCTTATCAATATCGTAACTATATTTTTAGGACTTGCTGTTGGTTCAAAATTAGCAGCTGATCAATTTTTGGTTGCTGATACTTTAGCTATTTTAGCTCTTGGAATTCTTGCATTTTCTGCTGGAACGGCGGCAGGTGTAATTATGGCTAAGATTATGAATCTTTTCCCTGGAAGTAAGATTAATCCGCTAATTGGTTCAGCTGGTGTTTCTGCTGTTCCAATGGCTGCTCGTGTGTCAAATAAAGTTGGTATGGAGTATGACAGAACAAATATGCTTCTTATGCATGCTATGGGTCCGAATGTTGCGGGTGTTATAGGTTCTGCAGTTGCGGCTGGTATTCTTATCTCTATCTTTAAATAA
- a CDS encoding molybdopterin-dependent oxidoreductase, protein MSNVTACPLDCYDACEITFDNGIIKGLKSGHTNGFLCSHLNHYEKYPTIQTPRYKGVEITIDEALKKLKEMIDSSKNEEVLYYRGSGNFALMQEVTEHFFSSYGATLTDGSLCDGAGEEGIIRGRGSNKNMPLHEVAKSDVVIFWGRNPHVTSSHILPLIKNKTIIVIDPIKTKIAKVADLHIQLKPHTDIFLAMLLSRFLHIESGCDEEFLDKFASEYEGYYELTQNLRIKATLEQIDVSLGQLGDVLRLVKDKKVAIVCGVGIQKYSDGADIMRAIDAFAVMLGLFGKEGCGVSYLGSSREGIEMPFKKSGKKVSKVNTEFSLFKTVFIQGSNPLSQMPDSLRVRDSISKSQNVVYFGLYENETSEIADLIIPAKSFLYKDDIRTSYSHNRISFMPKVANSDVGISEYELAAYLCKEYDLPIESEEFYINHFKNFTIKKIDGFLYVDKREEIPYKSGFDTEDREFAFLDEIDSKVDEEDGMYLITCKSQNSLNSQFNREESVYLHSSLGFSEKEVLCISSKSGSVELKVKHNDDLRTDCVLIYSGTKGVNNLTSSKHALSTKSAIFQENKVEIRR, encoded by the coding sequence ATGAGTAACGTCACAGCTTGCCCGTTGGATTGTTATGATGCATGTGAGATAACATTTGATAATGGAATCATCAAAGGACTCAAAAGTGGACATACTAACGGTTTTTTATGTTCACATTTAAATCATTATGAAAAGTATCCGACTATACAAACTCCTAGATACAAAGGCGTTGAGATTACAATTGATGAAGCACTAAAGAAGCTAAAAGAGATGATAGACTCGTCTAAAAATGAAGAAGTTCTTTATTATAGAGGAAGTGGCAATTTTGCTCTTATGCAAGAAGTGACTGAGCATTTTTTTTCCTCTTATGGAGCTACTTTGACTGATGGAAGTTTATGTGATGGTGCAGGTGAAGAGGGGATTATTAGAGGTAGAGGCAGCAATAAAAATATGCCTTTGCATGAGGTTGCAAAATCTGATGTCGTGATATTTTGGGGTAGAAATCCACATGTAACATCCAGCCATATATTACCTCTCATAAAAAATAAAACTATTATAGTTATAGATCCCATAAAAACTAAAATAGCAAAAGTAGCAGATTTGCATATCCAGTTAAAGCCACATACTGACATATTCTTAGCGATGCTACTTAGTCGTTTTTTACATATAGAGAGTGGTTGTGATGAGGAGTTTTTGGATAAATTTGCTAGTGAGTATGAAGGTTATTATGAACTAACTCAAAACCTTAGAATTAAAGCTACGCTAGAGCAAATTGATGTTTCTCTTGGTCAGTTGGGTGACGTTTTAAGGCTTGTAAAAGATAAAAAAGTAGCAATAGTGTGTGGTGTTGGGATTCAGAAATATAGTGATGGCGCTGATATCATGAGAGCGATTGATGCTTTTGCGGTTATGCTTGGATTATTTGGCAAAGAAGGATGCGGTGTTAGTTATCTTGGCTCTTCAAGAGAAGGCATTGAGATGCCATTCAAAAAGAGCGGAAAAAAAGTCTCAAAGGTAAACACGGAGTTTAGCCTATTTAAGACGGTTTTTATTCAAGGCTCAAATCCGCTCTCTCAAATGCCAGACTCACTGAGAGTAAGAGATTCAATTAGCAAGAGTCAAAATGTTGTCTATTTTGGACTTTACGAGAATGAAACAAGTGAAATTGCAGATTTAATTATTCCAGCAAAGAGCTTTTTGTATAAAGATGACATAAGGACATCCTACTCACACAATAGAATCTCTTTTATGCCAAAAGTTGCAAATAGTGATGTTGGGATAAGTGAGTATGAGCTTGCCGCTTATCTTTGTAAAGAGTATGATCTGCCTATTGAGAGTGAGGAGTTTTATATAAACCATTTTAAAAATTTTACTATAAAAAAAATTGATGGGTTTTTATATGTAGATAAAAGAGAAGAGATACCATACAAGAGCGGTTTTGATACAGAAGATAGAGAGTTCGCATTTCTCGATGAGATAGACTCAAAAGTGGATGAAGAAGATGGCATGTACCTCATTACATGTAAGAGTCAAAATAGTTTAAATTCTCAGTTTAATCGTGAAGAGTCTGTATATCTGCATAGCTCTTTAGGTTTTAGTGAGAAAGAGGTTCTTTGTATTAGCTCAAAGAGCGGAAGTGTTGAGTTAAAAGTTAAACATAATGATGATTTAAGAACAGATTGCGTTTTGATTTATAGTGGCACAAAGGGTGTAAATAATCTAACATCCTCAAAGCACGCATTAAGTACAAAAAGCGCAATATTCCAAGAAAATAAGGTGGAGATTAGAAGATGA